One stretch of Cygnus olor isolate bCygOlo1 chromosome 1, bCygOlo1.pri.v2, whole genome shotgun sequence DNA includes these proteins:
- the USF3 gene encoding basic helix-loop-helix domain-containing protein USF3 isoform X4, which translates to MRSLAGRINIILQKEDGGRVMSKNMILDQAFKYITEMKRQNDELLLNGGNNEQAEEIKKLRKQLDELQKENGRYIELLKANDICLYDDPTIHWKGNLKNAKVSVVIPGDQVQKNIIVYSNGSQPNGNNQGASVQGITFNVSHNLQKQTANVVPVQRTCNLVTPVTISGIYPAENKPRSQSTVSPLAPTQPVPAGNVLELSTLENEQGVLATASSQSTSQSGTEQELQRSLSNTSQNDQNLSKSKNDEGCPKLMKKTVLQGISLPSSASTEASQVQQVNATCSKTPNSRNEFQEGCVISNSDTVCVPSVRLSSTDSFSSVNVLKSTDLVSSAGMPVTSAAEGIKAVTAISTLPASPLENCWSFSGSTGVGASDLKNMSSLTRMPSAGNTQTTWTTLQLAGNTVQPLSQTPSSMMTALLNEPVNGAGTVSPAHSRPLTTSISLNTSLPGEVQAAEQIVVTLPSCPSLPMQPLISQPQVKTQAAGNILSLNSAMQVIQMAQPVASAVTGAPANQNVIILQPPNTTPCPPIVRAEVPSQNVSQQIVIIQAASQNPLPLLSAQPSASVRVPMNGPTAIANSSNSVQNSPLPQTFGGKHLVHILPRPSSLPSSSSTQTFSVTMSNQQHPQTISLNGQLFALQPVMSSSGAANQAPMQIIQPTTSEDPNTNVALNTFGALANLNQSISQMAGQSCLHLSLSHPANPTTVHNQIATVNCVSLPTSVASAISAEGSVLTSASNSINASPKKAAAGLSSNTKSKRTNKKPSTKKHLAVNSKVSCPAIPCKDAGKVDCTPVETVAKHANGEGLPENIPAASQALATSQASGVAAPSGTSISDCHSKESECSEQAAGSRPVPELPSAELPASSPLQPTVSEPLVLDPPAAKDAAPHPQARRSQSNPPTASALSESSAPCEPPGTLTTSRTEAHMTNSQVAGMTAAQSSTADHTSKAGAISESCNVAQDSSIIMQDADLLGGQGLTKMLSDLTKERTAEEKNSSFTVQGEHSNFPMENSKSAESNVDLPEKQELLLMNSEGDSLSQHHTCISDQEVVSASLIASRQADSPMSTSSGSSRGFSVASMLPDTTREDVTSSTSTSTCNSCTFSEQPDIVALAARAIFDQENLEKGGGGIQVNMRDAISKSTEVASLEREQPTFKPLPAKESNAGPLEAASNKFSAQDTVQTNVDRQVEKPSCSVGGVETSNTSLQISASQSPSITSLSVNNLIHQSRIVHPLVSCSSLSQPSEPPSVPATVSLSLPSSSYVNQSPGPAMMNEYAQEQLNAIRANTMQAPQLQESHLKQQGHEGRKDSAKRAVQDDLLLSTAKRQKQCQTAPIRLEGMALMNRTPETIADQTQMLVSQIPPNSSNSVPSVSNQGHTDGLNRLFPSNSNFVTPALRQTEVQCSSQTSISEQQGQAGQHLQPIQHGPSQGISHLHSNHPYLKQQQAGQLRERHHLYQLQHHVTHGENSVHSQPHGVHQQRTIQQEVQMQKKRNLIQGSQATQLSLQQKHHGSDQTRQKGGQPHPHHQQMQQQMQQHFGASQPEKNCENPATSRNHHNHPQSHINQEIMHQQQPDVSSRQQGSASEHVSGHNQMQRLMTSRGLEQQMVSQASIVTRPSDMTCTPHRQERNRVSSYSAEALIGKTPSNSEQRIGISLQGPRVSDQLEMRSYLDVSRNKGLVIHNMQGRISVDHTVGSDVQRLSDCQTFKPAGPNQQPTGNFDVQASRNSEIGNSVSSLRGMQSQAFRIGQNTGPSIERQKRLPYQPVQGIPTGNTLPSRENENTCHQSFMQSLLAPHLGEQVSGSQRTLPEHQRNTQCGASSTIEYNCPPARESVHIRRDGDGQNRESCDMSIGSINTRNSSLNIPFSSSSSSGDIQGRNTSPNISVQKSNPMRMTESHGTKSHMNTPVSSNMHGVVRPTHPHPAVSHGNGEQGQPSVRQPNSSVTQRSRHPLQDNGGSKIRQPERNRSGNQRHGNVFDPSLPHLPLSTSGSMILGRQQSAIEKRGSIVRFMSDGPQVSNDNAAPDQHTLSQNFGFPFIPEGGMNPPINANASFIPPVTQPSATRTPALIPVDPQNTLPSFYPPYSPAHPTLSNDISIPYFPNQMFPNPSTEKPSSGGLNNRFGSILSPPRPVGFAQPSFPLLPDMPPMHMTNTSHLSNFNLTSLFPEIATALPPDGSAMSPLLSIANTSASDSSKQSSNRPAHNISHILGHDCSSAV; encoded by the exons atgaGAAGTTTAGCAGGCAGAATAAACATTATCTTACAAAAAGAAGATGGTGGAAGGGTTATG agcAAGAACATGATCCTGGACCAAGCCTTTAAGTAtataacagaaatgaaaagacagaatgATGAACTTCTGTTAAATGGAGGGAACAACGAACAGG CTGAAGAGATAAAAAAACTCCGGAAACAACTGGATGAACTTCAGAAGGAAAACGGGAGATATATCGAACTACTGAAAGCAAATGATATTTGCCTGTATGATGATCCTACGATCCACTGGAAGGGGAATCTCAAAAATGCAAAGGTTTCGGTTGTTATTCCTGGTGATCAGGTTCAAAAGAACATCATCGTCTATTCAAATGGGAGTCAACCCAATGGAAATAACCAGGGAGCATCTGTCCAGGGAATAACGTTTAACGTTAGTcataatttacaaaaacaaacagccaatGTTGTGCCAGTTCAGAGAACTTGCAACTTAGTTACTCCTGTGACGATTTCTGGTATTTACCCTGCAGAAAACAAGCCACGGTCTCAGAGTACGGTTTCTCCACTGGCACCCACTCAGCCAGTCCCAGCAGGGAATGTTCTTGAGCTTTCCACCCTAGAGAATGAGCAAGGTGTGCTTGCTACTGCCAGCTCACAGAGCACTTCTCAATCTGGAACAGAACAGGAACTACAGCGTTCTCTAAGTAATACATCACAGAATGATCAAAATCTCTCCAAAAGTAAAAATGATGAGGGGTGCCCgaaattaatgaagaaaacagtccTGCAGGGAATCAGCCTTCCTTCCAGTGCCTCCACGGAAGCCTCTCAAGTTCAACAGGTGAATGCAACCTGTTCAAAAACACCCAATTCTAGGAATGAATTTCAAGAAGGCTGTGTAATTTCAAACAGTGACACAGTTTGCGTGCCATCTGTGAGACTGTCTAGTACAGATAGCTTTTCCTCTGTAAATGTCCTCAAAAGTACAGACTTGGTAAGTAGTGCTGGAATGCCTGTgacttctgcagcagaaggaattAAGGCTGTAACGGCAATAAGCACTCTGCCTGCCAGTCCCCTAGAGAACTGCTGGTCTTTTTCAGGCTCTACAGGTGTTGGCGCTTCAGACTTGAAAAACATGAGTAGCCTTACACGGATGCCTTCAGCTGGAAACACACAGACCACGTGGACAACTTTGCAGCTAGCAGGAAATACTGTTCAGCCACTAAGCCAAACACCATCCAGTATGATGACTGCGCTACTAAATGAGCCAGTTAATGGCGCTGGTACTGtatctcctgctcacagcaggcCTTTGACTACAAGCATTAGTCTAAATACTTCTCTGCCTGGAGAAGTGCAGGCAGCTGAACAAATTGTAGTTACCTTGCCCTCATGTCCGTCCTTACCTATGCAGCCATTAATCAGCCAGCCACAGGTTAAAACTCAGGCTGCAGGAAATATCCTTTCATTAAATTCAGCTATGCAGGTAATTCAAATGGCTCAGCCAGTTGCGTCAGCCGTAACAGGAGCACCAGCCAACCAGAATGTCATAATTCTCCAGCCTCCAAACACCACTCCATGCCCTCCAATCGTGAGAGCAGAAGTTCCTAGCCAAAATGTTAGTCAACAAATTGTAATTATACAAGCTGCTAGTCAGaatcctcttcctctcctctctgcccagCCTTCTGCTTCTGTAAGAGTTCCCATGAATGGGCCTACTGCAATCGCAAACTCTAGTAACTCTGTACAAAATTCCCCTCTTCCACAGACTTTTGGAGGGAAACACCTTGTTCATATATTACCAAGACCATCCTCTTTGCCGTCTTCTAGCTCtacacaaacattttcagttacAATGTCAAATCAACAGCATCCTCAAACTATCTCATTAAATGGGCAGCTTTTTGCATTGCAGCCTGTGATGTCTTCATCCGGAGCTGCAAATCAAGCCCCTATGCAAATTATTCAACCCACCACCAGCGAAGATCCAAATACCAACGTTGCCCTCAATACATTTGGTGCTTTAGCTAACCTCAATCAAAGCATATCACAAATGGCTGGACAAAGCTGCTTACACTTGTCTCTCAGCCACCCTGCCAATCCTACAACTGTCCATAACCAGATTGCCACAGTTAACTGTGTGTCATTACCAACTTCGGTGGCATCTGCAATATCTGCAGAGGGTTCAGTATTAACTAGTGCATCTAATTCAATAAATGCTTCCCccaaaaaagctgctgctggtttgtCATCTAATACAAAATCAAAAAggacaaacaaaaagccaagtACTAAAAAACACCTAGCAGTCAACAGTAAAGTTTCCTGTCCAGCAATTCCTTGCAAAGATGCGGGGAAGGTAGATTGTACTCCTGTGGAAACTGTGGCAAAGCATGCAAACGGTGAGGGGCTGCCTGAAAACATTCCGGCAGCATCGCAAGCTTTGGCTACGTCACAGGCGAGTGGTGTGGCAGCACCAAGTGGCACGAGCATTTCTGACTGTCATTCCAAAGAGTCTGAGTGCtctgagcaggcagcaggatcCCGCCCTGTGCCAGAGCTGCCCTCGGCAGAGCTGCCGGCTTCCTcgcccctgcagcccacggtGTCCGAACCATTGGTGCTGGACCCGCCAGCTGCCAAAGATGCTGCTCCTCACCCGCAGGCGCGTCGGTCTCAGAGCAATCCACCTACTGCCTCTGCCTTGTCAGAGTCTTCTGCACCCTGTGAACCCCCTGGCACCTTAACGACTTCTCGTACTGAAGCACATATGACAAATTCTCAGGTTGCTGGGatgacagcagcacagagcagcacagcagatcATACTTCCAAAGCAGGAGCAATTTCGGAGTCCTGCAATGTTGCACAGGATTCTTCAATTATCATGCAAGATGCGGACTTGTTAGGGGGGCAGGGTCTAACCAAAATGCTGTCTGATCtcacaaaagaaagaacagctgaggaaaaaaactcttcttttaCGGTTCAGGGGGAGCATTCTAATTTTCCCATGGAAAACTCTAAATCAGCAGAATCAAACGTTGATTTGCCTGAGAAGCAGGAACTTTTGTTAATGAACTCAGAGGGAGATTCTCTCTCCCAGCATCACACCTGCATTTCTGATCAGGAAGTAGTTAGTGCTTCCCTAAttgccagcaggcaggcagactCCCCAATGTCAACCAGTTCTGGTAGCAGTCGAGGTTTCTCAGTGGCGTCGATGTTGCCAGATACCACCAGAGAAGATGTTACAAGCAGCACATCAACCAGTACATGTAACAGCTGCACATTTTCAGAACAACCTGACATTGTAGCTCTTGCAGCAAGAGCTATTTTTGATCAAGAAAACCTCGAGAAAGGTGGAGGAGGAATACAAGTTAATATGAGGGATGCCATCTCTAAGTCAACTGAGGTTGCATCTTTGGAGAGAGAACAACCGACTTTTAAACCTTTACCAGCGAAAGAAAGCAATGCAGGGCCATTAGAAGCAGCATCAAACAAATTCAGTGCTCAGGATACAGTGCAAACAAATGTTGATAGACAAGTTGAAAAACCAAGCTGTTCTGTAGGAGGTGTGGAAACCTCAAACACTTCTTTGCAGATTTCAGCCTCCCAGTCACCAAGCATAACCAGTTTAAGCGTGAATAATCTAATACACCAGAGTCGCATTGTCCATCCCCTTGTGAGTTGCTCAAGTTTATCCCAGCCTTCAGAGCCACCAAGTGTTCCTGCAACGGTGAGTCTCTCCCTTCCATCTAGTTCATATGTCAACCAGTCTCCGGGACCAGCTATGATGAATGAATATGCTCAGGAGCAACTGAATGCTATTAGGGCAAACACCATGCaggctccccagctgcaggaatCACACTTAAAGCAGCAAGGCCATGAAGGTCGCAAAGACTCTGCCAAGCGGGCTGTTCAAGATGACCTTCTGCTCTCTACAGCAAAGAGGCAAAAGCAGTGCCAGACAGCACCTATAAGGCTCGAAGGCATGGCACTGATGAACCGAACACCAGAGACCATTGCTGATCAAACGCAGATGCTAGTCAGTCAGATTCCTCCTAATTCATCAAATTCAGTGCCATCAGTGAGCAATCAAGGGCACACCGATGGCCTTAATAGGTTATTCCCATCAAACAGCAACTTTGTAACACCAGCTTTGAGACAAACTGAAGTTCAGTGCAGCTCTCAAACATCAATTTCAGAACAGCAAGGTCAAGCAGGGCAGCACTTGCAGCCGATTCAGCACGGTCCTTCTCAAGGCATATCTCATCTTCACAGTAATCATCCATACTTAAAACAACAGCAGGCTGGACAGTTAAGAGAAAGGCACCACTTGTATCAGCTGCAGCACCATGTCACTCATGGGGAAAACTCAGTCCACTCTCAACCCCACGGTGTCCACCAGCAGCGAACAATACAGCAGGAGGtgcaaatgcaaaagaaacGAAATCTTATCCAGGGAAGCCAAGCCACACAACTTTCTCTACAGCAGAAACACCATGGAAGTGATCAGACACGACAAAAAGGTGGTCAGCCTCATCCTCACCACCAGcaaatgcagcagcagatgcagcagcacTTTGGAGCTTCCCAGCCTGAAAAGAACTGTGAAAATCCCGCAACAAGCAGAAACCACCATAACCACCCTCAGAGCCATATAAACCAGGAAATTATGCATCAACAGCAACCAGATGTTAGCAGCAGACAGCAAGGTTCAGCTTCTGAACATGTGTCAGGGCATAATCAGATGCAGAGGCTTATGACCTCAAGGGGCTTAGAGCAGCAAATGGTGTCCCAGGCAAGTATTGTAACCAGACCATCAGATATGACTTGCACTCCTCATAGGCAGGAGAGAAACAGAGTCTCCAGCTACTCTGCTGAAGCACTCATCGGGAAGACACCCTCTAATTCAGAACAGAGAATAGGAATATCTCTTCAAGGCCCTAGAGTTTCTGACCAGCTTGAAATGAGAAGCTATCTAGATGTTTCTAGAAATAAAGGGTTGGTCATTCATAATATGCAGGGCCGTATATCTGTTGACCATACGGTTGGCTCAGATGTGCAACGGCTTTCTGATTGTCAGACATTTAAGCCAGCAGGACCCAATCAACAACCAACAGGCAATTTTGATGTACAAGCCTCAAGGAACAGTGAAATTGGTAATTCTGTGTCATCCCTCAGGGGCATGCAGTCGCAAGCTTTCCGAATTGGTCAAAATACTGGGCCGTCCatagaaagacagaagagattGCCTTACCAGCCAGTACAGGGTATTCCAACAGGAAATACCCTTCCAtcaagggaaaatgaaaatacatgcCACCAAAGTTTTATGCAGAGTTTACTTGCCCCTCACCTTGGAGAGCAAGTTAGTGGAAGCCAAAGAACACTCCCAGAGCATCAAAGGAATACGCAGTGTGGTGCGTCCTCCACGATCGAGTACAACTGCCCCCCAGCGCGAGAGAGCGTCCACATCCGAAGAGATGGTGATGGTCAGAATAGGGAAAGCTGTGACATGTCTATCGGTTCAATTAACACAAGGAACAGTTctttaaatattcctttctcaagttcttcttcCTCGGGAGATATTCAGGGTCGAAATACAAGCCCAAACATTTCTGTACAGAAGTCCAATCCCATGAGGATGACCGAGAGTCATGGAACAAAGAGTCACATGAATACGCCTGTTTCTAGCAACATGCATGGAGTCGTGAGGCCCACTCACCCTCACCCTGCCGTTTCTCATGGAAATGGTGAACAAGGGCAACCATCCGTTCGCCAGCCAAATTCTTCAGTTACTCAACGATCGAGGCATCCTCTGCAAGATAATGGAGGCTCTAAAATACGTCAGCCTGAAAGGAACCGATCTGGAAATCAAAGACATGGAAATGTCTTTGACCCTAGTCTTCCCCATCTTCCCCTGTCTACCAGTGGCAGTATGATCCTCGGGCGCCAGCAGTCTGCGAtagaaaaaagaggaagcattGTCCGCTTTATGTCTGATGGCCCTCAGGTGTCTAATGATAACGCAGCCCCTGACCAACACACGCTCTCTCAGAACTTTGGCTTCCCTTTTATTCCAGAGGGTGGCATGAATCCACCAATAAATGCCAATGCATCTTTCATCCCACCAGTTACTCAGCCTAGTGCCACTCGAACACCAGCCCTAATCCCAGTCGATCCTCAAAATACGCTGCCATCCTTCTACCCGCCATACTCTCCCGCCCATCCCACTCTTTCCAATGACATTTCTATCCCTTACTTTCCCAATCAAATGTTTCCTAATCCAAGCACAGAAAAGCCAAGTAGTGGAGGTTTGAACAATCGATTTGGATCCATTTTGTCCCCTCCCCGGCCTGTTGGTTTTGCTCAGCcaagttttcctttgcttccgGATATGCCGCCAATGCACATGACCAACACGTCACACTTATCCAATTTTAACTTGACGTCTTTGTTTCCAGAAATAGCCACAGCTCTTCCTCCAGATGGTTCAGCAATGTCGCCTTTGCTTTCCATTGCAAACACATCTGCTTCAGATTCTTCCAAGCAGTCCTCAAACCGACCTGCCCACAATATAAGCCATATTCTAGGTCACGATTGCAGTTCAGCTGTATGA